Within Planococcus citri chromosome 2, ihPlaCitr1.1, whole genome shotgun sequence, the genomic segment ATAGGTTGCTGTTTTCGAAACGTTTCTTAGTCGCAATCTTATGCTTCATTTCGGAAACCAATATGTTCTCGTGTAGAGCAAATTTAAACATAGCTATCCTCGACATGACCAGCAGCCACGAAGTCATCATAGGCAACAAGACAGTCACAAATGCAATTACATATCATTTACCTCATTAAATTTGTAGAAAGGCTAAGTAAAGTCTCAGTAGATTCAAATGCTTTCTAATTCAACATATTATCAGTTCAGCTCCAACGAGAAATAATTTCTTACAGGGCCCGGAATTCAAATGGGACGCAAAAACCAAAGGTTTCCTGTTAGGTGTGCATGCATATGGCTGTTTACTCTCTCCTTTAGGGGGATATCTCGCAATGAAATTCGGAGGTGCTACCCTGATTACGTTAAGCACTCTGGTGGTATCCATTTTGACCATATTCACACCTTGGATCATTCGATACAATTTTTACCTTTACATCGTGCTTCGAATTATAGAAGGAGTAACGCAAGTACGtcattatttcaattattaaacaaaaatctgagattcattttttatttaattgtcaaaaatcaagatCTTCAGATACGTAAGCTTTCCCGAAATATGGTCACGATGGGCACCTAGCAGGGACAGATCTAAATTAATGTCCATAACAATGTGTGGTTGGTTCGCTGGACCAGCACTGACCTATCCAATTTTCGGATTTATTACACAGAAGTACGGTTGGCCAGCGACTTTTTACTGCACAGGTAAATAAACCTAACATATCAGTAAAAGTCTCTCAACTTCAGAATTCAAACATAATTCTCACCatcgtataggtattttttctctaataaataCCGGAATATGGTTCCTTCTGGTGACCAATAGTCCTACATCAGATAAATGGATATCGAAAGAAGAACTCGATTATATACAACAAGATCCTCAACAACCCAAGCCCAAAAACGTGAGTAGTGAGTACCTATATCTCCCCTACCCTCATCATAATAATATGCGAATTTTCGAGAAATAATCATAAAATTCTTAGTTGAAAACTGTGTCGAAGAAAGTGATCATGAGCAAACACTATTACGCATTAGGCATCGCAAAAATAGTTTATCACTTCGGAAGTACGATAACTGTGACTTGTCTACCAATGTACATAAAAGGTACCTAACATAAACTCGAgcaaaaatccacatttttagATCCTCAGGGGTATTATAATAACTAAGAGGAGACCATACTTCCAGATCTCACTGGCAGTAAGATAGGCAAAGTCGGCGTCTTATCAGCAATACCAACTGTTGTAAATCTCATCAGCATACCTAGTATCGGATTCATATTGGACCATTTGAGTAATACTGGTTGCTTAACAACCACTCAAGTAAAAACCATCAGATTATGCTATAAACAATACGTATACTCGTTAGTGgaactattttcaaattaaatttattcCAGGTGCATAAGCTATTCATGTGTGGAGCTTTTTTGATGGGAAGTGCGATACTTCTGACAGCTGCTCATCTAGctcgtaatttcattttattaatggCATGTTTTACCTTATTGAAATTAGCCACATCGATAAACTGTGTGCTGTGCCAGTAAGTTCACCAAGAATATGATCTCTAAGGTAAGCAATGAGTCCTATTTCATTCTACGTTTTGTTCTGAAGATTGAATGTCATCGCCATAGGACCAAAATGCCCCAGTATTTTGGCTGGTTTCTTGTCACCATTTCACGTCATTGGAGCAGCAATTGGACCACTCATTATAGCTTTCATGGTACCTGATAACGTGAGTAACGGATTGAAAAAACGTAATTTATTGCAAATAAacaagttgtgatttttttttttggtcaacagACAACCTCCGAATGGAGCAAATGTTTAACTGTATTTGCGACGTTCTTTTTTGGCGCAGCATTGGCTTTTTATATATTTGGATCTAGTGAGCCACAAAACTGGACTACCTCTGTTGATGAACAAAATAAAGATGATGTTAAACCGAAAGATGGCCAAAGTACTCAAGGTCAAGGTatcgaaaaataatgatttcttTAAGCACTATAATAtagtttttttaataattaaaagttaagttattattttttttttaaatcttgaaattttaatgcttGATGTGCTTCTTTAATAAACAAAAACATTggtacaaatttaaaattacctaatgACAAATTATATTGCCATTGTTCAAAAGAATGAAGGATATTTCAAAAGTACATTCCGTtgataaaaaagcaagactttttagcAGGACGTTTGAAAGGAAATTGCTCATCTTCATCGGCCAGGGAGGTGAACATTTTACAcgtcgatttttcgatttttcaaatgtttttgagcattcTAACGAAAGACATTTTCGGAAGTAGGGGGTATCAAAAGTATCTtcaccatttcaatttttcattctgcaaacacttcacgacttttttttcgagaGGAAGAGgagatatcaaaattttactcttgaATTATTCCAGTGTTATTGGGGTTTCCAATCTTTTTTCGGGAGAGGGGTGAaagttgacaatatttttaccatctcaacttttcgtttttcaaattttccaacttgttTTGAGCGTTTTTAACGAAATCATCAGCATACTTTTTCAGAATacatggttttaaaaaaatacaaattaatttcatcgaaaattacttttaaaaagcgTCTGATAATTTTTGTACTATTCCATCTGCTAAAGGCTATTTCTacacacaaatttttcatctggcAGATGTGAAAACAATAAcattctttcaaaattccacaataaaaaagaaatgaattgaaaattcaaaatctgattgAAAAGAGAACCAaggtattttgataaatttgattttttaaaaaaaaacacaggacAATTACGAGACTAATGAGgcatatcaacaaaaaaaagaacagtacAAAAGCAGGACTGACAGAATAAGCAGGATTGTTAGATATGTACTCACTTACTCagtcaatatttaaaaatgaaaaatgcatttcagcaGGACTTCTGGCAgggcatttttcaaaaccttcgcgaacttttttttagtgagggggagggggtagagaTGAGTTCAAATTTCATATCTCAACTTTTCGCTTTCGTAACTCATCTTCAAACATTTCAAGATTTCTTTGTATGAAGGGAGTTTCTAGTCTCAATTTttagtttataaaattttcaaaattcttacaGGAAGGACGAGggtagaacttttttcaaaacgaaattgaaaaatttgaagctcGAGAGGACATCATTTCCAAGCAAAATGTCAAATTCAAAAACGTGGCAAAAAATATTCGCGACTGGCACTGTTGCCACCTTTTCCTAGAAAATGTTTGAGGCAAATGAGAAAaacgatggaattttttcaaaattctgcaaaggagtgaaataatttgaaaaatttagttcgatagggaaaaaaacacaaaacttaTCTATTGATAGGTATATATAAAAAAACGACAAAAGCAGAAAGTTAGCACTTGCAAGTTCACCAGCAATGTTTTGGACATACTTAGACTCTTTAACTATCCAggtttgatcaaaaaatgattcgtgGAATTCTGAACAGAAAAATGGGCAGTTCTAcaaataaatctaaaattttcgaTGCAATCAAATCAACGCATAATAACGTACTACTAAagcaaaatattaaataaaatacaaaaatattcttGCAGTCataattttaagtcattttcgCAAAATAGGCTTCATCTTTGAActcaaaatcatgacttttCCATCGTCTTGTGTCCACATATCCAATTAAGTTGCAGGAGAAGTTTTGAACTTGAGAGTTCATAGCAGAGAAATCTTGACTTCTGAAGAAAGTATCTCTCACTTTTGAAGACTTTTTAAAGCATTGAAAATATCTTGTCTAAATCATACCTAGGTATCTTACGAATTCAAGACGGAGGGGAAAAGATAAGTGGCATGGGTGATTGGGGGTAAGGAAAGGGGTACATTCAATGCTTTCCTAATAACCCTTGCATTCTGAGATACACACCCTCTCATCTTAAaccttcaaaatttcgattaagAGATATTtgaatagttttgaaaaaatcttagatcacttttttaccaacataatttttatttttaattttttttttcaagtccaaagaCACACATTGAAAAGCAGTTCCAAGTCTTTGGGACGTctaaggaatatttttgaaaaattttgaagatctGACTTTGAGGCCTTATATCGCCCAAATCagaaaaaaaggataaaaaaataagaaaacattttctcaaaataatgaaaaattttccacattcTTTTATAACATCACTTAACACCTGTTTCTAAAAAAGTGAGATATTCAACCACAGAttcattcgaatttcaaaacgcAAATTCTCGACttcgagaaaatttccaaaagaaaaaactttcaccGACTAAAAAGTGCCTTTTCTAACATTTCTGATGAAAGAtccttgacttttttttaaaactggaatGGAAATTCAGTCCTATCTTCTAGGAATGGAATGACTTTTGAAATTCCTGAAGATTCCAAACAGCCACATGGTAACTTTtgttaaacgaatttttttttcaatcttgttcAAAGCTTAGTTACAcattatttaatattttcaatattttgaagaaaatctcaTTATTAGAAGTATACCTACAACGAGATCCGAAAACACGAGAGACGTCAATCAATGTAGGATAAAACAGCTACGACGAGACGTCAATCAATGTACGAATGAAACAGCTACGACCCCCCCCCAACTCACCCTGCCGTAAAAAATCTTCCAATTATTTATGCTTTGGGTATATTTTGTGGAGATGGGGAAATGGTGGGCTATGGTAATTCAAATCTTGCTCGTTCGCTCCATTATCTACACTCAAAAATCATATTCATACACATCAAAGTGGCATTCAgagcttcaattttaaaatttgtcaaagacAATAATAATTTGCTAAGTCTGAATACATACTTTTTGTATGTACAAGACTTATTACTGACGAAGAATAACGTGTATTGTATTACACTTTTATAAGGCACTTGAAAAATAACCGCATCATATTATTAACGTTCAATCATCACAAATTAAATTGCAACGTACCTACCTTATCTATCTATATGGTGGTTAAATGAACGatttttaagtaagtatatttggATGATATTTGTATCAATAATGAAAGCAACGAATATCTCTGAACATAAATGGATAGACTACCACCtatactttacctacctacatgtttATTAATTATACTCAGTTCACTCCaattttcaacaacattttttcaaaaaaggagttcgaaagttttttttttttttaaatgtcagttttttcgttaaaatataCATTTTACGGTGTTGTTCTAGACTCCAATTACTGCCTAGTTCCTTCAAACAAAATCTACACATTGCGTACGCTACCTACATCAGTAAGTAAAACTATACATGTTATCTCAAAAATGAAGACACATCGTAATCGTTGAAATTAATGCTTCATTGTGGCGGTAGGTATAAAACAAACGAGACAcgggtgaaaaaatattttgtatggTGATATGTAATTACAATGAAGTAAAATCTAGCTACACTTATATCTTTTCTATACCTACGCGTTCGTCACGAAGTACACGAAAGTATTTATGTCGTAAAACGATCAGACGATTTTTAACCCTAATGTCAACAAAATGTATTACAGCCTTCTATA encodes:
- the LOC135837244 gene encoding vesicular glutamate transporter 3-like isoform X1 produces the protein MKFGGATLITLSTLVVSILTIFTPWIIRYNFYLYIVLRIIEGVTQIFRYVSFPEIWSRWAPSRDRSKLMSITMCGWFAGPALTYPIFGFITQKYGWPATFYCTGIFSLINTGIWFLLVTNSPTSDKWISKEELDYIQQDPQQPKPKNLKTVSKKVIMSKHYYALGIAKIVYHFGSTITVTCLPMYIKDLTGSKIGKVGVLSAIPTVVNLISIPSIGFILDHLSNTGCLTTTQVHKLFMCGAFLMGSAILLTAAHLARNFILLMACFTLLKLATSINCVLCQLNVIAIGPKCPSILAGFLSPFHVIGAAIGPLIIAFMVPDNTTSEWSKCLTVFATFFFGAALAFYIFGSSEPQNWTTSVDEQNKDDVKPKDGQSTQGQDSNYCLVPSNKIYTLRTLPTSVSKTIHVISKMKTHRNR
- the LOC135837244 gene encoding vesicular glutamate transporter 3-like isoform X2, with amino-acid sequence MKFGGATLITLSTLVVSILTIFTPWIIRYNFYLYIVLRIIEGVTQIFRYVSFPEIWSRWAPSRDRSKLMSITMCGWFAGPALTYPIFGFITQKYGWPATFYCTGIFSLINTGIWFLLVTNSPTSDKWISKEELDYIQQDPQQPKPKNLKTVSKKVIMSKHYYALGIAKIVYHFGSTITVTCLPMYIKDLTGSKIGKVGVLSAIPTVVNLISIPSIGFILDHLSNTGCLTTTQVHKLFMCGAFLMGSAILLTAAHLARNFILLMACFTLLKLATSINCVLCQLNVIAIGPKCPSILAGFLSPFHVIGAAIGPLIIAFMVPDNTTSEWSKCLTVFATFFFGAALAFYIFGSSEPQNWTTSVDEQNKDDVKPKDGQSTQGQDSNYCLVPSNKIYTLRTLPTSV